From a single Brassica rapa cultivar Chiifu-401-42 chromosome A01, CAAS_Brap_v3.01, whole genome shotgun sequence genomic region:
- the LOC103854257 gene encoding phospho-2-dehydro-3-deoxyheptonate aldolase 1, chloroplastic, translating to MALSNAASSSLSTRSLYTGLSHRHSHSNRQSSIPFHRSVSLVTALHAADPSRNAAVSVKESVSCALEWTPESWKLKKALQLPDYPDAGELDSVLKTIEAFPPIVFAGEARNLEERLADAAVGKAFLLQGGDCAESFKEFNATNIRDTFRVLLQMSIVLTFGGQVPVIKVGRMAGQFAKPRSDPFEEKDGVKLPSYKGDNINGDTFDEKSRIPDPNRMIRAYTQSAATLNLLRAFATGGYAAIQRVTQWNLDFVEESEQADRYQELANRVDEALGFMSACGLTTDHPLMTTTDFYTSHECLLLPYEQSLTRLDSTSGLYYDCSAHMVWCGERTRQLDGAHVEFLRGIANPLGIKVSNKMDPNELVKLVEILNPNNKPGRITVIVRMGAENMRVKLPHLIRAVRRSGQIVTWVCDPMHGNTIKAPCGLKTRAFDSILAEVRAFLDVHEQEGSHAGGIHLEMTGQNVTECIGGSRTVTYDDLSSRYHTHCDPRLNASQSLELAFIVAERLRKRRTATQRLS from the exons ATGGCTCTTTCCAACGCCGcctcctcctctctctccaCCAGATCCCTCTACACCGGTCTCTCTCACCGTCACAGTCACAGCAACCGTCAATCCTCCATCCCTTTCCACCGCTCCGTCAGCCTCGTCACGGCCCTCCACGCGGCGGATCCGTCCCGAAACGCCGCCGTTTCAGTCAAGGAATCCGTTTCTTGTGCATTGGAATGGACGCCGGAGAGCTGGAAGCTGAAGAAGGCTCTGCAGCTTCCTGATTACCCCGACGCCGGCGAGCTCGACTCCGTCCTCAAAACCATCGAAGCCTTTCCTCCGATCGTTTTCGCCGGAGAAGCCAGAAACTTGGAAGAGAGATTGGCCGATGCCGCCGTCGGCAAAGCTTTCCTCCTCCAGGGAGGAGATTGCGCAGAGAGCTTCAAGGAGTTCAATGCGACTAACATCAGAGACACCTTCAGGGTTCTCCTTCAGATGAGCATTGTCCTCACCTTCGGAGGTCAAGTCCCTGTCATAAAG GTTGGGAGAATGGCTGGTCAATTTGCGAAGCCTAGATCTGACCCCTTCGAGGAGAAGGACGGTGTGAAGCTGCCTAGCTACAAGGGAGACAACATCAACGGCGACACTTTTGATGAGAAGTCGAGGATTCCTGATCCCAACAGGATGATTCGTGCTTACACGCAGTCTGCAGCTACTTTGAATCTTCTCAGAGCCTTTGCCACTGGAGGTTACGCTGCTATTCAGAGAGTTACGCAGTGGAACCTTGATTTCGTTGAGGAAAGCGAGCAAGCTGACAG GTACCAGGAGCTGGCGAACAGGGTTGATGAGGCATTGGGGTTCATGTCTGCGTGCGGACTTACCACTGATCATCCACTCATGACTACTACTGATTTCTACACGTCTCATGAGTGTTTGCTTCTGCCTTATGAACAGTCTTTAACAAGGTTGGACTCAACTTCTGGTTTGTACTATGATTGTTCTGCGCATATGGTGTGGTGTGGAGAGCGCACACGGCAGTTGGATGGTGCTCATGTTGAATTTCTCAGGGGGATTGCTAATCCTCTTGGCATTAAG GTGAGCAACAAAATGGATCCCAATGAGCTTGTAAAGCTTGTGGAGATCCTGAATCCCAACAACAAACCTGGAAGAATCACTGTGATTGTGAGAATGGGTGCAGAGAACATGAGAGTTAAGCTTCCTCACCTGATCAGAGCAGTGAGGAGGTCAGGCCAGATTGTGACATGGGTCTGCGATCCAATGCATGGAAACACCATCAAAGCACCTTGCGGTCTCAAAACAAGAGCCTTTGACTCTATCCTG gcTGAAGTGAGAGCCTTCCTTGATGTGCACGAGCAAGAAGGAAGCCACGCGGGAGGTATCCATCTAGAGATGACAGGACAGAACGTGACAGAGTGCATTGGAGGGTCCCGTACTGTGACATACGATGACTTAAGCTCACGCTACCACACACACTGTGACCCGAGGCTCAACGCTTCTCAGTCTCTTGAACTAGCCTTCATTGTTGCTGAACGGCTGAGGAAGAGAAGAACCGCTACTCAGCGTCTCTCTTAA
- the LOC103854349 gene encoding ras-related protein RABA4b: protein MAGGGGYGGASGKVDYVFKVVLIGDSAVGKSQLLARFARDEFSLDSKATIGVEFQTRTLTIEEKSVKAQIWDTAGQERYRAVTSAYYRGAVGAMLVYDITKRETFDHIPRWLEELRAHADKNIVIILIGNKSDLEDQRAIPTEDAKEFAEKEGLFFLETSALNATNVENSFNTLMMEIFNTVNKKSLSSAESNNPGSLAGKKIVIPGPGQEVPAKTSTCCSSA from the exons ATGGCCGGAGGAGGCGGATACGGCGGCGCATCGGGAAAAGTCGATTACGTCTTCAAAGTCGTTCTGATCGGCGATTCAGCAGTCGGGAAATCGCAGCTGCTCGCTCGATTCGCTAGAGACGAGTTCAGCTTAGACTCCAAGGCCACAATCGGCGTCGAGTTCCAGACTCGTACCCTCACCATTGAAGAGAAGAGCGTCAAGGCTCAGATCTGGGATACCGCCGGCCAAGAAAG ATACAGAGCGGTTACGAGCGCTTATTACAGAGGAGCGGTTGGTGCGATGCTTGTTTACGATATTACCAAACGTGAGACCTTTGACCACATCCCTCGTTGGCTTGAGGAGCTCAGAGCGCATGCTGATAAGAACATTGTGATCATCCTCATTGGTAACAAGTCTGATCTCGAGGATCAGAGAGCTATTCCCACCGAGGACGCCAAAGAGTTTGCGGAGAAGGAAGGTCTTTTCTTCCTCGAGACGTCTGCTCTGAACGCGACCAATGTGGAGAACTCCTTCAACACTCTGATGATGGAGATCTTCAACACGGTTAACAAGAAGAGTCTCTCGTCTGCTGAGTCAAATAACCCTGGTTCTTTGGCTGGTAAGAAGATTGTTATCCCAGGTCCAGGACAGGAGGTTCCCGCTAAGACCAGCACGTGCTGTAGTTCTGCTTGA